The genomic interval AGCGGATCCCTCGGGGGTTCAATATATTGGTAGCTGGTCCCCCTGGTTCCGGGAAGTCCAGCTTCGCCCTTTCCTTTATTTACGACGGGCTAAAGGAAGGAGAAGGGGGGTTTCTTCTTTCTACTGATGAGCCAGGTTATCGGATAAGGGACAATATGGTTTCCTTAGGGATGGATGTTGTTCCCTATGAGGGGAAGGGGATGTTTACCCTGTTTGATGCCTATGCCGGGGAATATTCCAGCGAGCAACATATGGTGCTCTCGCCGGATAGCCCGAGGATGCTCGGCTATCTGATAGATAAATGGTGGGAGGGTAAAAAATTCAACCACTTCCGTTGGGCTATTGATTCCCTCACCACCCTCTACTCCATTACAGATCCCGAGGAGATGAGGGCTTTCCTCTGGGATCGAGTACGGAAGGCGAAGGTGCTAAACGCTACCGCCCTCTACACCATCATCCCCAAAGCTCACGATGAGATGACCCTAACCAATATCTTCAATATGATGGATATGGTAATCACCCTCACCCTCGAGGATACCGAGGAGGGGTTGATTAAGAAACTTCGGGTGTTGAAGGCAAGACGACTTAGGTGTGATACCCGATATTATCGGTTTGAGATAGTGCCGGGAGAGGGAATAAAGATATTAAAGGAGGAGAGTTGGAAATAAAGATCGTTCCCTTATTTGAGAGAAAAAAAGAGTGGCTGGTTGAGCTTTATGATGCTCTATCCCGGCGATTTTCTCTGGTCTTTGAGCTTACCTCACCGATGAGCCTTCCTCCCTCCCTTAAGCCTAAGGGAGGAGGCATCTCCGCCTTTCTCGTTATTGAGTTTCTCTTCGTCCATTTCCCCTTGTTCTCCAAGGTTATCGGGATAACTGGGTTGCAGATATTAACCTTCCCTTATGGAGCCTCGTTTGGAGTCACCGATGCTACAAGGAGGGTGGCGGTGATATCGATCTCCAATATCCCTCCTTTTCCCAAGGCTCTCTTTTTGGAACGGTTGGCAAAGATAACCATTCACGAATTGGGTCATCTTATGGGTCTTGACCACTGTAGCGAAAAGGACTGTCTAATGAGTCCCTCGGAGGGAAAGATAGATCTAATAGATAAAAAGAGGGGGTTCTGTCCCTCTCATAGAAGGGCATTTGCTCCCTTCTATCGAGGTGGTCAAGGTGAAGATAAGATTATTTTATTCTAAGGGAGATAAGAGGATATTTGATAGGCTCGTCTCCGAGCTGAAGGTGGATTTTCCTCGTCTTACTATCGAGGCGTACATCTCCGAGGAGCAACCGGAAAAGTTTGGGGAGTTCGGGATCGTTGCTACTCCTACGGTGATTATAGGAAACAGGAGGTTCGTTGGATTAAAGAGCCTCGAGCTCCTCCGGGAAAAGATAAGGGATTACATCACCATATCCGAGCTTCGGCGAGAGCTTAGGGTGAGGGAACTCAAGCTCCAAAGGCTTGAGGAGAGCTGGAACGAGGTTTTCACCCGGACCAATGACCTCATACTCCTTATAAATAGGAGGGGAAGGATCGTTTCCGTTAACGAGGCGGTATTGAAGGTTACCGGCGTTCCCCCGAGCAGGATATTGGGAAAGAGGTTCACCGCTTTCGTTCTCCCTGAGGATAAGGAAAAGGCGCAGAGATTGTTTTCCTCTGCTTGTGAGGGGAGGTTTCAAGCGGAGGAAATCAGGGTAGCCAATGATAAGGGAGAGAAGCTATATCTCTCCGTCAATGGTATTCGCCTTGAGGAGAGGGGAGAGATTATGGTTATCGCTCGCGATGTGACTGAGATAAAACGACTTGAGGCTCAGCTCTTTCAATCCCAACGAATGGCAGCATTGGGTGAGCTTGCCGCGGGCATCATCCATGAGATATCCAACCCGGTGAGCTATATCCGGAGCAACCTGAATACCCTTGAGGAGTACGCTAACACTTTGATATCAATCCTCATCCCATTGGTGGAATCGGCTGAGAAAACACCTCCCCATAAGCTGATCCAACCAATAATTCAGGCGAAGGAGAAGGGGGAACTTGGCTTCATCCTTAATGATCTGAGGAAGATAATAGATGAGTGTAGTAGCGGAGTAGAGGTGATCGTGGAGATAATCACCGGACTTCGTGCCTTTTCCCGTCCCGTAGATAGGGAGCCCCCACTTCTCTGTAATGTGAACGAGTGCATCGAGCGGGCGGTGAATCTGGTGAAGAGAAGGTTTTCCGGGAGGATAACCCTAATAAAGGAATACGCTGTCCTTCCCGATGTTTATTGCTATCCCAACCAGCTCACTCAGGTTTTCTTGAACCTGTTGGTGAATGCCGAAGAAGCGATAGAAGGAGAGGGGGTAGTGGAGATAAAGAGCAAGCTCACTGGCGATCGGATAATGGTTGAGGTGAAGGATAACGGAAGAGGGATCGCCAGGGAGGATCTTCCCCATATATTTGATCCCTTCTTCACCACCAAGAAGGAAGGGAAGGGATTGGGGCTTGGCTTAAGTATCTCCTATCGGATCATCGAACGCCATGGAGGGGAGATAAAAGCGGAGAGCGAGGAGGGTAAGGGAAGTAGATTCACTGTCTTTATCCCTCTGGAACCACAGGATAAGGAAAGGATAAAGATACCCCCTGCTGAGGCGTAAGGTTCATAACTATAAGGGGAGTGGTGCTTATCGTTTCCCAAACACCGCTCCCCTTTATCTTAACCTACTTCCTACTTGAGCTCGATCTCCTTCTGGTAATAGCCTCCTTTCTCAGAATCGTAAATTAGCTTAATCCTTCCCCTTCCCTCGACGATTAGGTCGAAGCTTCGCTTCTCGAGCCCTCCTATTCCCTGGTTCAGGAGGAGTCTGTTTTTCACCACATCGATCGGCTTCACTTTGTTGGTAAACCTGTTTATAACCTCGCCTGCGGAGATAAGTTTCGCTCCTTTTACTAAGAGGAAGTCGGGTCTTCCGATATTATGCTGTATTGCTTGATGCGCTCTGGTGGGCATAATCTTGTCGTTCCTGATGTTCACCCGCACGAGATATGTTCCCTTATCGAGACGTTTTACCTTGGTCTCAGTGAACTTGAGGAGGGGCATATTATCGGCGACGAAGAGGACAAAGGCGTTGTTCCGGTGGCAGAGCTCCTCGAGCTGGAAGGGTGGGGGGATCCTGGTGGTCATCTTCCGCCAGCCACCTACTTCCACCTCGCCGTAAGTCGGGTGCTTCACCTTATGCCAGTTTACGAAACCAGCGCCCAAGAGGACGAGGTCATTCCATTTCATCCGTTCCCGCTGGGTTACCTTACCGTCGCCGTTCATATCCTGCTGGGCTTGATAGAGCTCATTGGTAAAAGCGAAGATGCCGAGTGCCCGATAGCACCAATCGAGGAACCCCCCGTAAACGGGGTAAAGGTCTTTATAGGAGATGAGATAGCGGTAACCAGGGAGCATCTTTTCCCCCTTCTTCCCCAAGAAATCGTACACCCTAACATCCGCTATAGGGTATTCGCCGTAATTCTTCGCCCCGGGTCCTCTTAGGATCATCCCACCGGAATTGTGATAGGATTCCACCGCTGCTATATTGGGGTGGGTTAGGATGAAATTGTTTACCGCCCTTGTCTCTGGGTTAGAGAAGGGGTATTCACCGGCTCCCATCTGGATATATGGTGGTTGCCAGTTGAACCCCCAGTCCCGGTTCATATCGAAACCACCTGGTGGGTCCTCATTTATCCTTCCATCGCCGTCGTTATCAATCCCCTCGTAGCCTAAGAGGGTATATTC from Acidobacteriota bacterium carries:
- a CDS encoding PAS domain S-box protein, whose amino-acid sequence is MKIRLFYSKGDKRIFDRLVSELKVDFPRLTIEAYISEEQPEKFGEFGIVATPTVIIGNRRFVGLKSLELLREKIRDYITISELRRELRVRELKLQRLEESWNEVFTRTNDLILLINRRGRIVSVNEAVLKVTGVPPSRILGKRFTAFVLPEDKEKAQRLFSSACEGRFQAEEIRVANDKGEKLYLSVNGIRLEERGEIMVIARDVTEIKRLEAQLFQSQRMAALGELAAGIIHEISNPVSYIRSNLNTLEEYANTLISILIPLVESAEKTPPHKLIQPIIQAKEKGELGFILNDLRKIIDECSSGVEVIVEIITGLRAFSRPVDREPPLLCNVNECIERAVNLVKRRFSGRITLIKEYAVLPDVYCYPNQLTQVFLNLLVNAEEAIEGEGVVEIKSKLTGDRIMVEVKDNGRGIAREDLPHIFDPFFTTKKEGKGLGLGLSISYRIIERHGGEIKAESEEGKGSRFTVFIPLEPQDKERIKIPPAEA
- a CDS encoding matrixin family metalloprotease, which encodes MEIKIVPLFERKKEWLVELYDALSRRFSLVFELTSPMSLPPSLKPKGGGISAFLVIEFLFVHFPLFSKVIGITGLQILTFPYGASFGVTDATRRVAVISISNIPPFPKALFLERLAKITIHELGHLMGLDHCSEKDCLMSPSEGKIDLIDKKRGFCPSHRRAFAPFYRGGQGEDKIILF